A genome region from Carassius gibelio isolate Cgi1373 ecotype wild population from Czech Republic chromosome A23, carGib1.2-hapl.c, whole genome shotgun sequence includes the following:
- the LOC127944369 gene encoding F-box only protein 25 isoform X3, producing MPFLGQDWRSPGWSWIKTEDGWKRFEYLSHKLGDNINELTLEDHHLRSLTTKLHPLRKALRNRLNWKCVCGVWEVRLDIDKENIYMGDVCEVAAKKRKKDFFNNNTKSQFFFQERWIYVQKESTRERHGYCTLGEAFNRLDFSSAIQDVRRFNYVVKLLQLIAKSQLTSLSGAAQKNYFNVLEKIVRKVLDDHHNPRLIKALLDDLSSTLCILIREVGKCVLIGNINIWVCRLDTILNWQQQLNNLQIPKQVSNGITLSDLPMHMQNNILFKFSDACDIINLGQTTPTLQMLSEDRQLWKKLCLFHFAEKQFCRHLSLSEKGHVDWKLMFFTLQKYYPVKEQYGDTLQFCRHCSILFWNLFYSLPVLLLVP from the exons ATGCCGTTCTTGGGCCAAGATTGGAGATCACCAGGCTGGAGCTGGATCAAAACTGAGGACGGCTGGAAACGCTTTGAATATTTGAGCCACAAGCTGGGAGACAATATCAATGAACTTACCTTGGAAGA TCACCACCTCCGATCTTTAACCACAAAGCTACACCCCCTCAGAAAAGCACTGAGGAACCGACTAAACTGGAAGTGTGTTTGTGGCGTGTGGGAAGTCAG ATTGGACATTGACAAGGAGAACATCTACATGGGAGATGTCTGTGAAGTAGCTGCCAAGAAGAGAAAAAAGGATTTCTTCAACAACAACACTAAGTCACAGT tttttttccAGGAGCGGTGGATCTATGTTCAGAAGGAGAGTACGCGAGAG AGGCATGGGTACTGTACGCTTGGTGAGGCCTTCAATCGACTGGACTTTTCCAGCGCCATTCAGGATGTGCGGCGATTCAACTATGTGGTCAAA CTTCTGCAGTTGATTGCCAAGTCCCAGCTGACGTCTTTGAGTGGAGCTGctcagaaaaactatttcaatgTCCTGGAGAAGATTGTGAGAAAAG TTCTGGATGACCATCATAACCCACGTCTGATCAAGGCGTTGCTGGATGATCTAAGCTCCACGCTCTGCATCCTCATCCGAGAAGTTGGGAAGTGTGTGCTGATTGGTAACATCAACATTTGGGTCTGCCGTTTAGATACCATCTTAAACTGGCAGCAGCAGCTCAACAATTTGCAAATTCCAAAG CAAGTTTCAAATGGCATTACACTGAGCGACCTTCCTATGCACATGCAAAACAACATCCTGTTCAAGTTTAGTGATGCCTGTGACATCATCAATCTGGGACAAACCACTCCAACACTGCAAATGCTCAGTGAGGACCGGCAACTGTGGAAAAAACTGTGTCTGTTTCATTTCGCAGAGAAACAG TTCTGCAGGCACTTGAGTCTGTCAGAGAAGGGCCATGTGGACTGGAAGCTGATGTTTTTTACACTTCAGAAATACTACCCTGTGAAAGAACAGTACGGAGACACTCTGCAGTTCTGCAGGCACTGTAGCATCCTCTTCTGGAAT CTTTTTTATTCTCTCCCTGTTCTCCTCCTGGTCCCTTAA
- the LOC127944369 gene encoding F-box only protein 25 isoform X2, translated as MPFLGQDWRSPGWSWIKTEDGWKRFEYLSHKLGDNINELTLEDHHLRSLTTKLHPLRKALRNRLNWKCVCGVWEVRLDIDKENIYMGDVCEVAAKKRKKDFFNNNTKSQFFFQERWIYVQKESTRERHGYCTLGEAFNRLDFSSAIQDVRRFNYVVKLLQLIAKSQLTSLSGAAQKNYFNVLEKIVRKVLDDHHNPRLIKALLDDLSSTLCILIREVGKCVLIGNINIWVCRLDTILNWQQQLNNLQIPKQVSNGITLSDLPMHMQNNILFKFSDACDIINLGQTTPTLQMLSEDRQLWKKLCLFHFAEKQFCRHLSLSEKGHVDWKLMFFTLQKYYPVKEQYGDTLQFCRHCSILFWNDSGHSCTANDPDSCLTPVSPQHFIDLFKF; from the exons ATGCCGTTCTTGGGCCAAGATTGGAGATCACCAGGCTGGAGCTGGATCAAAACTGAGGACGGCTGGAAACGCTTTGAATATTTGAGCCACAAGCTGGGAGACAATATCAATGAACTTACCTTGGAAGA TCACCACCTCCGATCTTTAACCACAAAGCTACACCCCCTCAGAAAAGCACTGAGGAACCGACTAAACTGGAAGTGTGTTTGTGGCGTGTGGGAAGTCAG ATTGGACATTGACAAGGAGAACATCTACATGGGAGATGTCTGTGAAGTAGCTGCCAAGAAGAGAAAAAAGGATTTCTTCAACAACAACACTAAGTCACAGT tttttttccAGGAGCGGTGGATCTATGTTCAGAAGGAGAGTACGCGAGAG AGGCATGGGTACTGTACGCTTGGTGAGGCCTTCAATCGACTGGACTTTTCCAGCGCCATTCAGGATGTGCGGCGATTCAACTATGTGGTCAAA CTTCTGCAGTTGATTGCCAAGTCCCAGCTGACGTCTTTGAGTGGAGCTGctcagaaaaactatttcaatgTCCTGGAGAAGATTGTGAGAAAAG TTCTGGATGACCATCATAACCCACGTCTGATCAAGGCGTTGCTGGATGATCTAAGCTCCACGCTCTGCATCCTCATCCGAGAAGTTGGGAAGTGTGTGCTGATTGGTAACATCAACATTTGGGTCTGCCGTTTAGATACCATCTTAAACTGGCAGCAGCAGCTCAACAATTTGCAAATTCCAAAG CAAGTTTCAAATGGCATTACACTGAGCGACCTTCCTATGCACATGCAAAACAACATCCTGTTCAAGTTTAGTGATGCCTGTGACATCATCAATCTGGGACAAACCACTCCAACACTGCAAATGCTCAGTGAGGACCGGCAACTGTGGAAAAAACTGTGTCTGTTTCATTTCGCAGAGAAACAG TTCTGCAGGCACTTGAGTCTGTCAGAGAAGGGCCATGTGGACTGGAAGCTGATGTTTTTTACACTTCAGAAATACTACCCTGTGAAAGAACAGTACGGAGACACTCTGCAGTTCTGCAGGCACTGTAGCATCCTCTTCTGGAAT
- the LOC127944369 gene encoding F-box only protein 25 isoform X4, which produces MPFLGQDWRSPGWSWIKTEDGWKRFEYLSHKLGDNINELTLEELDIDKENIYMGDVCEVAAKKRKKDFFNNNTKSQFFFQERWIYVQKESTRERHGYCTLGEAFNRLDFSSAIQDVRRFNYVVKLLQLIAKSQLTSLSGAAQKNYFNVLEKIVRKVLDDHHNPRLIKALLDDLSSTLCILIREVGKCVLIGNINIWVCRLDTILNWQQQLNNLQIPKQVSNGITLSDLPMHMQNNILFKFSDACDIINLGQTTPTLQMLSEDRQLWKKLCLFHFAEKQFCRHLSLSEKGHVDWKLMFFTLQKYYPVKEQYGDTLQFCRHCSILFWNDRHLALIFKDSGHSCTANDPDSCLTPVSPQHFIDLFKF; this is translated from the exons ATGCCGTTCTTGGGCCAAGATTGGAGATCACCAGGCTGGAGCTGGATCAAAACTGAGGACGGCTGGAAACGCTTTGAATATTTGAGCCACAAGCTGGGAGACAATATCAATGAACTTACCTTGGAAGA ATTGGACATTGACAAGGAGAACATCTACATGGGAGATGTCTGTGAAGTAGCTGCCAAGAAGAGAAAAAAGGATTTCTTCAACAACAACACTAAGTCACAGT tttttttccAGGAGCGGTGGATCTATGTTCAGAAGGAGAGTACGCGAGAG AGGCATGGGTACTGTACGCTTGGTGAGGCCTTCAATCGACTGGACTTTTCCAGCGCCATTCAGGATGTGCGGCGATTCAACTATGTGGTCAAA CTTCTGCAGTTGATTGCCAAGTCCCAGCTGACGTCTTTGAGTGGAGCTGctcagaaaaactatttcaatgTCCTGGAGAAGATTGTGAGAAAAG TTCTGGATGACCATCATAACCCACGTCTGATCAAGGCGTTGCTGGATGATCTAAGCTCCACGCTCTGCATCCTCATCCGAGAAGTTGGGAAGTGTGTGCTGATTGGTAACATCAACATTTGGGTCTGCCGTTTAGATACCATCTTAAACTGGCAGCAGCAGCTCAACAATTTGCAAATTCCAAAG CAAGTTTCAAATGGCATTACACTGAGCGACCTTCCTATGCACATGCAAAACAACATCCTGTTCAAGTTTAGTGATGCCTGTGACATCATCAATCTGGGACAAACCACTCCAACACTGCAAATGCTCAGTGAGGACCGGCAACTGTGGAAAAAACTGTGTCTGTTTCATTTCGCAGAGAAACAG TTCTGCAGGCACTTGAGTCTGTCAGAGAAGGGCCATGTGGACTGGAAGCTGATGTTTTTTACACTTCAGAAATACTACCCTGTGAAAGAACAGTACGGAGACACTCTGCAGTTCTGCAGGCACTGTAGCATCCTCTTCTGGAAT GACAGACACCTGGCTTTAATCTTTAAG
- the LOC127944369 gene encoding F-box only protein 25 isoform X1 gives MPFLGQDWRSPGWSWIKTEDGWKRFEYLSHKLGDNINELTLEDHHLRSLTTKLHPLRKALRNRLNWKCVCGVWEVRLDIDKENIYMGDVCEVAAKKRKKDFFNNNTKSQFFFQERWIYVQKESTRERHGYCTLGEAFNRLDFSSAIQDVRRFNYVVKLLQLIAKSQLTSLSGAAQKNYFNVLEKIVRKVLDDHHNPRLIKALLDDLSSTLCILIREVGKCVLIGNINIWVCRLDTILNWQQQLNNLQIPKQVSNGITLSDLPMHMQNNILFKFSDACDIINLGQTTPTLQMLSEDRQLWKKLCLFHFAEKQFCRHLSLSEKGHVDWKLMFFTLQKYYPVKEQYGDTLQFCRHCSILFWNDRHLALIFKDSGHSCTANDPDSCLTPVSPQHFIDLFKF, from the exons ATGCCGTTCTTGGGCCAAGATTGGAGATCACCAGGCTGGAGCTGGATCAAAACTGAGGACGGCTGGAAACGCTTTGAATATTTGAGCCACAAGCTGGGAGACAATATCAATGAACTTACCTTGGAAGA TCACCACCTCCGATCTTTAACCACAAAGCTACACCCCCTCAGAAAAGCACTGAGGAACCGACTAAACTGGAAGTGTGTTTGTGGCGTGTGGGAAGTCAG ATTGGACATTGACAAGGAGAACATCTACATGGGAGATGTCTGTGAAGTAGCTGCCAAGAAGAGAAAAAAGGATTTCTTCAACAACAACACTAAGTCACAGT tttttttccAGGAGCGGTGGATCTATGTTCAGAAGGAGAGTACGCGAGAG AGGCATGGGTACTGTACGCTTGGTGAGGCCTTCAATCGACTGGACTTTTCCAGCGCCATTCAGGATGTGCGGCGATTCAACTATGTGGTCAAA CTTCTGCAGTTGATTGCCAAGTCCCAGCTGACGTCTTTGAGTGGAGCTGctcagaaaaactatttcaatgTCCTGGAGAAGATTGTGAGAAAAG TTCTGGATGACCATCATAACCCACGTCTGATCAAGGCGTTGCTGGATGATCTAAGCTCCACGCTCTGCATCCTCATCCGAGAAGTTGGGAAGTGTGTGCTGATTGGTAACATCAACATTTGGGTCTGCCGTTTAGATACCATCTTAAACTGGCAGCAGCAGCTCAACAATTTGCAAATTCCAAAG CAAGTTTCAAATGGCATTACACTGAGCGACCTTCCTATGCACATGCAAAACAACATCCTGTTCAAGTTTAGTGATGCCTGTGACATCATCAATCTGGGACAAACCACTCCAACACTGCAAATGCTCAGTGAGGACCGGCAACTGTGGAAAAAACTGTGTCTGTTTCATTTCGCAGAGAAACAG TTCTGCAGGCACTTGAGTCTGTCAGAGAAGGGCCATGTGGACTGGAAGCTGATGTTTTTTACACTTCAGAAATACTACCCTGTGAAAGAACAGTACGGAGACACTCTGCAGTTCTGCAGGCACTGTAGCATCCTCTTCTGGAAT GACAGACACCTGGCTTTAATCTTTAAG
- the LOC127944369 gene encoding F-box only protein 25 isoform X6, which yields MPFLGQDWRSPGWSWIKTEDGWKRFEYLSHKLGDNINELTLEDHHLRSLTTKLHPLRKALRNRLNWKCVCGVWEVRLDIDKENIYMGDVCEVAAKKRKKDFFNNNTKSQFFFQERWIYVQKESTRERHGYCTLGEAFNRLDFSSAIQDVRRFNYVVKLLQLIAKSQLTSLSGAAQKNYFNVLEKIVRKVLDDHHNPRLIKALLDDLSSTLCILIREVGKCVLIGNINIWVCRLDTILNWQQQLNNLQIPKQVSNGITLSDLPMHMQNNILFKFSDACDIINLGQTTPTLQMLSEDRQLWKKLCLFHFAEKQDSGHSCTANDPDSCLTPVSPQHFIDLFKF from the exons ATGCCGTTCTTGGGCCAAGATTGGAGATCACCAGGCTGGAGCTGGATCAAAACTGAGGACGGCTGGAAACGCTTTGAATATTTGAGCCACAAGCTGGGAGACAATATCAATGAACTTACCTTGGAAGA TCACCACCTCCGATCTTTAACCACAAAGCTACACCCCCTCAGAAAAGCACTGAGGAACCGACTAAACTGGAAGTGTGTTTGTGGCGTGTGGGAAGTCAG ATTGGACATTGACAAGGAGAACATCTACATGGGAGATGTCTGTGAAGTAGCTGCCAAGAAGAGAAAAAAGGATTTCTTCAACAACAACACTAAGTCACAGT tttttttccAGGAGCGGTGGATCTATGTTCAGAAGGAGAGTACGCGAGAG AGGCATGGGTACTGTACGCTTGGTGAGGCCTTCAATCGACTGGACTTTTCCAGCGCCATTCAGGATGTGCGGCGATTCAACTATGTGGTCAAA CTTCTGCAGTTGATTGCCAAGTCCCAGCTGACGTCTTTGAGTGGAGCTGctcagaaaaactatttcaatgTCCTGGAGAAGATTGTGAGAAAAG TTCTGGATGACCATCATAACCCACGTCTGATCAAGGCGTTGCTGGATGATCTAAGCTCCACGCTCTGCATCCTCATCCGAGAAGTTGGGAAGTGTGTGCTGATTGGTAACATCAACATTTGGGTCTGCCGTTTAGATACCATCTTAAACTGGCAGCAGCAGCTCAACAATTTGCAAATTCCAAAG CAAGTTTCAAATGGCATTACACTGAGCGACCTTCCTATGCACATGCAAAACAACATCCTGTTCAAGTTTAGTGATGCCTGTGACATCATCAATCTGGGACAAACCACTCCAACACTGCAAATGCTCAGTGAGGACCGGCAACTGTGGAAAAAACTGTGTCTGTTTCATTTCGCAGAGAAACAG
- the LOC127944369 gene encoding F-box only protein 25 isoform X5, producing MPFLGQDWRSPGWSWIKTEDGWKRFEYLSHKLGDNINELTLEELDIDKENIYMGDVCEVAAKKRKKDFFNNNTKSQFFFQERWIYVQKESTRERHGYCTLGEAFNRLDFSSAIQDVRRFNYVVKLLQLIAKSQLTSLSGAAQKNYFNVLEKIVRKVLDDHHNPRLIKALLDDLSSTLCILIREVGKCVLIGNINIWVCRLDTILNWQQQLNNLQIPKQVSNGITLSDLPMHMQNNILFKFSDACDIINLGQTTPTLQMLSEDRQLWKKLCLFHFAEKQFCRHLSLSEKGHVDWKLMFFTLQKYYPVKEQYGDTLQFCRHCSILFWNDSGHSCTANDPDSCLTPVSPQHFIDLFKF from the exons ATGCCGTTCTTGGGCCAAGATTGGAGATCACCAGGCTGGAGCTGGATCAAAACTGAGGACGGCTGGAAACGCTTTGAATATTTGAGCCACAAGCTGGGAGACAATATCAATGAACTTACCTTGGAAGA ATTGGACATTGACAAGGAGAACATCTACATGGGAGATGTCTGTGAAGTAGCTGCCAAGAAGAGAAAAAAGGATTTCTTCAACAACAACACTAAGTCACAGT tttttttccAGGAGCGGTGGATCTATGTTCAGAAGGAGAGTACGCGAGAG AGGCATGGGTACTGTACGCTTGGTGAGGCCTTCAATCGACTGGACTTTTCCAGCGCCATTCAGGATGTGCGGCGATTCAACTATGTGGTCAAA CTTCTGCAGTTGATTGCCAAGTCCCAGCTGACGTCTTTGAGTGGAGCTGctcagaaaaactatttcaatgTCCTGGAGAAGATTGTGAGAAAAG TTCTGGATGACCATCATAACCCACGTCTGATCAAGGCGTTGCTGGATGATCTAAGCTCCACGCTCTGCATCCTCATCCGAGAAGTTGGGAAGTGTGTGCTGATTGGTAACATCAACATTTGGGTCTGCCGTTTAGATACCATCTTAAACTGGCAGCAGCAGCTCAACAATTTGCAAATTCCAAAG CAAGTTTCAAATGGCATTACACTGAGCGACCTTCCTATGCACATGCAAAACAACATCCTGTTCAAGTTTAGTGATGCCTGTGACATCATCAATCTGGGACAAACCACTCCAACACTGCAAATGCTCAGTGAGGACCGGCAACTGTGGAAAAAACTGTGTCTGTTTCATTTCGCAGAGAAACAG TTCTGCAGGCACTTGAGTCTGTCAGAGAAGGGCCATGTGGACTGGAAGCTGATGTTTTTTACACTTCAGAAATACTACCCTGTGAAAGAACAGTACGGAGACACTCTGCAGTTCTGCAGGCACTGTAGCATCCTCTTCTGGAAT
- the LOC127944371 gene encoding protein FAM110C-like, with protein sequence MDLTRNTDPDRIMLKKTQGSANVDASRILVKGPEYLRRQMERESEAIKGRVSAVERLAATKPQYVKSQQVVSIGSASVSSRGSSNGHGSVNNAAHVEVEDIQSPEEDNNVVRRSSSKKRDSILLYRQKCELLRGSPGGSRRLMKKSLFAIKDKTNAFSEARGGACATRRDCGKEATRVNVPFSHGHKDETSDVPRGPPHRIVAEIQEQDRKSRRGVARSRSDISSRYSKNFADFDAFFKFCGLEGDVIESLGREKFSARSDDLSSQTRSISVSTSDGGISRSSDGLQEGELQETVRQGSSVVERNARIIKWLYSCRNAAESGKTLRDLD encoded by the coding sequence ATGGATTTAACACGAAATACTGATCCAGACAGGATCATGTTGAAGAAAACGCAAGGATCGGCCAACGTGGACGCGTCGCGCATTCTTGTGAAGGGGCCCGAGTATTTGaggagacagatggagagagaaagcGAGGCGATTAAAGGACGTGTCAGTGCGGTGGAGAGACTGGCAGCCACTAAACCTCAATATGTAAAAAGCCAACAAGTTGTCAGCATCGGGTCTGCCTCCGTGAGCAGCCGAGGGTCCTCAAACGGGCACGGTTCCGTTAATAACGCCGCTCATGTTGAGGTTGAGGATATACAGTCGCCTGAAGAAGATAATAATGTGGTGAGACGGAGCAGCTCGAAGAAACGAGACTCGATTTTATTATACAGACAGAAGTGTGAACTCTTGAGAGGATCGCCTGGCGGGAGTAGGAGATTAATGAAAAAGTCGTTATTCGCTATTAAAGACAAGACAAACGCGTTTTCTGAGGCGCGTGGTGGTGCATGCGCCACACGCAGGGACTGCGGGAAAGAGGCCACTCGGGTAAATGTACCGTTCTCACACGGTCACAAGGATGAGACTAGTGATGTACCGAGAGGACCTCCTCACAGGATAGTCGCAGAAATCCAGGAGCAGGATCGCAAGAGCCGGAGGGGGGTGGCGCGCTCCAGGTCTGACATCAGTTCGCGCTACTCGAAAAACTTCGCGGACTTCGACGCGTTCTTCAAATTCTGCGGCCTCGAGGGTGACGTCATCGAGTCCCTGGGCAGAGAGAAGTTCTCCGCGCGCTCGGACGACCTCAGCTCCCAAACCCGGAGTATCAGCGTCTCGACGTCAGACGGCGGAATCTCGAGGAGCAGCGACGGCCTGCAGGAGGGGGAATTGCAGGAGACCGTGCGTCAAGGGTCGTCAGTTGTCGAGCGCAACGCTCGGATCATCAAGTGGCTCTACAGTTGCAGAAATGCCGCGGAGTCGGGAAAGACGCTTCGAGATCTGGATTAA